In a genomic window of Desulfosporosinus sp. Sb-LF:
- the nuoB gene encoding NADH-quinone oxidoreductase subunit NuoB encodes MLKVWKKVIATGNVTEPWEKSVPPERSRGEVVVQNVPCKGCTLCVNVCPTNAIKLIEGSPVINQKACVFCGLCVDSCQDGCLKQTSNYKLATLGGSLADNTGSELKNKIRRVLGRSLHIRHLDIGSCNGCDFEMNHVCNPVYDIQQYGIDFVASPRHADLLMVTGPVTRNSTQALMMTYEATPTPKLVMALGACACSGDQIFGESYAIRGAVDSFVPVDIYVPGCPPRPQAIIHGLMLALDRM; translated from the coding sequence ATGTTAAAGGTTTGGAAAAAAGTTATCGCCACCGGTAATGTAACAGAACCCTGGGAAAAGTCAGTACCCCCGGAACGTTCGAGGGGTGAAGTGGTTGTTCAAAATGTACCCTGCAAGGGTTGCACTTTATGCGTTAATGTTTGTCCGACCAATGCTATAAAATTGATCGAGGGTTCTCCCGTGATTAACCAAAAGGCTTGTGTCTTTTGTGGACTCTGCGTAGATTCTTGCCAGGATGGCTGTTTAAAACAAACCTCTAATTACAAATTGGCAACCTTAGGTGGTTCACTGGCTGACAATACCGGTTCAGAACTGAAAAATAAAATCCGCCGGGTCCTTGGTCGATCTCTTCATATCAGGCATTTAGACATCGGTTCTTGCAATGGTTGTGATTTTGAAATGAACCACGTCTGCAACCCCGTTTACGATATCCAACAATATGGTATTGACTTCGTAGCCTCTCCACGCCATGCTGATTTGTTGATGGTAACCGGGCCTGTCACCCGTAATTCTACCCAGGCTCTTATGATGACCTATGAGGCAACACCCACACCTAAACTGGTCATGGCCCTGGGGGCATGTGCCTGCAGCGGCGACCAGATTTTCGGTGAGAGCTATGCCATTAGAGGAGCCGTTGATTCCTTCGTTCCCGTTGATATCTACGTGCCTGGCTGTCCTCCACGGCCACAAGCTATTATTCACGGTTTAATGCTGGCTCTGGACCGGATGTAG
- the trxA gene encoding thioredoxin produces the protein MAGANVKTFTTANFESEVLKSEKAVLVDFWASWCKPCRLEAPIIDELADEYLGQIVVGKVDVDDNDPIVSNYSVVSIPTLAIFKGGKVVDIIAGLHGKKELVKMLNDQL, from the coding sequence ATGGCAGGTGCAAACGTTAAAACTTTTACTACAGCAAACTTTGAATCGGAGGTTCTGAAATCTGAGAAAGCGGTTTTAGTGGACTTTTGGGCTTCGTGGTGTAAACCATGCCGTTTGGAAGCTCCTATCATCGATGAACTTGCGGATGAGTACCTCGGCCAAATTGTGGTAGGTAAGGTCGATGTGGATGATAATGATCCTATTGTCAGCAACTATTCAGTCGTTAGTATTCCGACACTCGCTATTTTCAAAGGGGGCAAGGTGGTTGACATAATCGCTGGTCTCCATGGAAAAAAGGAGCTTGTCAAAATGCTAAACGATCAGTTGTAA
- a CDS encoding xanthine dehydrogenase family protein molybdopterin-binding subunit — protein sequence MFYIIGKSVFRKEALDKVTGEAKYTGDYNITGLLHAGIVASPYAHAEIKQIETSEAWKVPGVRAIVTGKQYPILTGSVILDRPPIALDKVRYHGEPVAVIVADSEQSTRKAAALIKVDYIPLDVVNSSNDAIKSNAPLIHENLKDYKLLEEAYPVPGTNIANRTKIRKGDLKKGWAKSQITIESTISFPQSDHVAMETRCSIAQIKPDGEIIIHTSTQDPFSVKRLIGLYFNIEPRKVTVKTPLVGGAFGGKTTIQLEILAYIASKSVGGKAVKMLNSREEDMITSPVHIGLDAKVKLGCTKEGKITAAEITHLFDSGAYSDRGAIISRAAAVDCTGPYNIENLWCDSLCLYTNHPNAVAFRGFGHLELTFAIERAMDILADQLNMDPLELRLKNAIIPGNTTPTQTLLNSSNIGNLPACLKRLRELILWDEGRRIPIGNNKVRAKGVSCIWKNSNTPIKASAGAILTFNHDGSINIHTGAVEIGQGTKTVLAQILAERMKMDISKIHVNMEVDTKIDPDHWKTAASRTIYLVGGAVLEAAEDAMNQLKTTASRVLNTSTQDLDVSEGRVFWRQNPRVGLGFESIAFGYKYPNGTTVGSQVIGQGRFAMKGLTGLDPETGRGNPGPEWTVGAQGVEVELDLKEYTYKILKAVSVIDAGKVLNPEAAKGQITGGMSLGLSFSSREYFIFNDKGIIQNPQLRTYKILHFGENPEYIVDFVETPQMDAPYGARGIGEHGVIGMPAALANSLSAAIQVPLNFMPLLPEFIWKAKRGVKK from the coding sequence ATGTTTTATATAATAGGAAAAAGTGTATTTAGAAAAGAAGCCTTGGATAAAGTTACAGGCGAAGCTAAATATACAGGTGATTATAATATTACCGGACTATTGCATGCTGGCATTGTTGCAAGTCCTTATGCACATGCAGAAATTAAACAAATTGAAACCTCTGAAGCATGGAAAGTACCTGGCGTACGTGCCATCGTGACCGGAAAACAGTACCCTATCCTCACAGGTTCTGTTATTTTAGACAGACCACCTATTGCTTTAGATAAAGTACGATATCACGGAGAGCCGGTAGCAGTAATCGTCGCTGATAGTGAACAATCCACAAGAAAAGCAGCCGCTTTAATAAAGGTAGATTATATTCCTCTGGATGTTGTAAATTCCTCTAATGATGCTATTAAAAGTAATGCTCCACTCATTCATGAAAATCTAAAAGATTATAAGCTCTTAGAAGAGGCTTATCCGGTACCCGGCACAAACATTGCCAATCGCACCAAAATCCGCAAAGGGGATCTTAAAAAAGGCTGGGCTAAAAGTCAAATTACTATTGAATCTACTATTTCATTCCCACAATCTGACCATGTGGCAATGGAAACCAGGTGCTCTATCGCTCAAATCAAGCCTGATGGAGAAATCATTATTCATACATCTACCCAAGACCCTTTTTCAGTAAAAAGATTAATCGGTTTATATTTTAATATTGAGCCGCGAAAAGTTACAGTGAAAACGCCTCTCGTGGGCGGGGCTTTTGGTGGCAAAACGACTATCCAATTAGAGATTTTAGCCTACATTGCTTCAAAATCCGTAGGTGGTAAAGCTGTTAAAATGTTAAACTCCCGGGAAGAAGACATGATCACATCCCCGGTTCATATAGGACTTGATGCAAAAGTTAAACTTGGATGTACAAAAGAGGGGAAAATTACTGCAGCAGAAATCACCCATTTATTCGACAGTGGTGCTTATTCAGACAGAGGAGCAATTATTAGCAGGGCTGCAGCAGTCGATTGCACCGGTCCCTATAATATCGAAAACTTATGGTGCGATTCATTATGCCTATATACAAACCATCCCAATGCTGTGGCTTTCAGGGGTTTTGGTCACCTTGAGCTTACCTTTGCTATAGAAAGAGCAATGGACATTTTAGCTGATCAGTTAAATATGGATCCGTTAGAATTAAGACTGAAGAACGCCATTATCCCCGGAAATACCACACCTACCCAAACTTTGCTTAACTCCAGTAATATTGGTAATTTGCCGGCCTGCTTAAAAAGATTGAGAGAACTCATCTTATGGGATGAAGGAAGAAGGATCCCAATCGGAAACAACAAAGTTAGAGCAAAGGGTGTCAGTTGTATTTGGAAAAACTCAAACACACCCATTAAGGCAAGTGCAGGGGCTATTCTTACCTTTAATCACGATGGAAGCATCAATATCCATACCGGAGCAGTTGAAATTGGCCAGGGAACAAAAACAGTACTTGCTCAAATACTAGCCGAAAGAATGAAAATGGATATCTCTAAAATTCATGTTAACATGGAGGTTGATACGAAAATTGATCCGGATCATTGGAAAACAGCTGCAAGCAGGACTATTTATCTCGTTGGAGGCGCAGTTTTGGAAGCTGCTGAAGATGCAATGAATCAGCTCAAAACTACTGCCTCTAGAGTTTTAAACACCTCCACTCAAGATCTGGATGTATCGGAAGGCAGGGTATTTTGGAGGCAAAATCCAAGGGTGGGCCTTGGTTTTGAAAGTATTGCCTTTGGCTATAAGTATCCTAACGGCACAACTGTAGGAAGCCAGGTAATCGGACAGGGACGTTTTGCTATGAAAGGTCTAACCGGTCTGGATCCTGAAACCGGCAGAGGAAATCCAGGTCCTGAATGGACAGTAGGCGCTCAAGGGGTTGAAGTAGAACTGGACTTGAAAGAATATACCTATAAAATTTTGAAAGCAGTATCGGTCATAGATGCTGGAAAAGTGCTGAATCCGGAAGCTGCAAAAGGGCAGATTACAGGTGGTATGAGCCTAGGCCTCAGCTTTTCAAGCAGAGAATATTTTATTTTTAATGATAAAGGAATCATTCAAAACCCACAATTACGTACATACAAGATATTACACTTTGGAGAAAACCCTGAATACATAGTAGATTTTGTAGAAACACCTCAGATGGATGCTCCCTACGGTGCCCGGGGAATTGGTGAACATGGTGTTATTGGAATGCCGGCGGCACTGGCAAACAGCCTATCTGCTGCCATACAGGTACCACTTAATTTTATGCCTCTCTTACCGGAATTTATTTGGAAAGCAAAAAGGGGGGTTAAGAAGTGA
- a CDS encoding NADH-quinone oxidoreductase subunit C, translated as MKNYKTIPAAELRETAYELYGDGQNGLMSMFANDERQLNGYYAIYCLFSVGKSMQVIKAVLKEKAKLEFPSITPKISGAAWYEREIYDMFGLKPVGHPDLRPLALHENWPQGIFPLRKDFNSKTPVPTAKKEFPMAGVEGEGVFTVPVGPIHAGIIEPGHFRFSQAGEDIIRLDAKLFFLHRGIEKAIEGAPIERAFYQVERISGICTVAHSLSYCHAIENIAVVTVPPRAQYLRALVGEMERLYNHVGDIGNLCAGMGFAVGIMAGARLKEDIMRVNEALTGHRFLRGMVVPGGVRLDINDQLSAEITEMLDKLMPDFKEMIELFIGNDAFLNRVETTGIVPRQAALDLGVVGVGARASGVDVDIRRDFPYGCYSSLKFDVPVYTSGDVAARLWVRVDEVAQTVNLIRQILAKMPQGPLKTAIPAIKPYSSGFGWCESPQGNNIHWLMVGENNTVYRLYARAAAYPNWPALTVAAPGNIIPDFPLINKSYELSYACVDR; from the coding sequence ATGAAAAATTACAAAACGATTCCGGCTGCCGAGTTAAGGGAGACTGCCTACGAGCTATATGGTGACGGACAAAATGGTCTTATGTCCATGTTCGCCAATGACGAACGGCAATTAAACGGTTATTATGCCATCTACTGCCTGTTTTCTGTAGGTAAAAGTATGCAGGTCATTAAAGCTGTCTTGAAAGAAAAAGCGAAATTGGAGTTCCCTTCGATTACACCTAAGATCTCAGGCGCGGCCTGGTATGAGCGTGAGATTTACGACATGTTTGGTCTAAAGCCTGTGGGTCACCCTGATTTAAGACCGCTGGCCCTGCATGAGAACTGGCCCCAGGGGATCTTCCCGCTGCGCAAAGACTTTAACAGCAAAACACCTGTACCCACTGCTAAGAAAGAATTCCCTATGGCTGGGGTGGAAGGGGAAGGAGTGTTTACGGTCCCTGTAGGTCCAATCCACGCCGGAATTATTGAACCCGGTCACTTCCGCTTTAGCCAGGCAGGGGAGGACATTATCCGCTTGGATGCCAAGTTGTTTTTCCTGCACCGCGGCATTGAAAAAGCCATTGAAGGGGCGCCGATTGAAAGAGCTTTTTACCAGGTAGAACGGATCTCGGGTATCTGCACAGTTGCCCACTCTTTGTCCTATTGCCACGCTATCGAAAACATTGCGGTCGTAACCGTTCCGCCCAGAGCGCAGTATTTAAGAGCGCTTGTGGGTGAAATGGAGCGCCTTTATAACCATGTCGGCGATATTGGCAACCTCTGTGCCGGTATGGGATTTGCTGTAGGAATTATGGCAGGTGCCCGTCTGAAAGAAGATATCATGAGGGTTAACGAAGCACTTACCGGCCACCGTTTCCTGCGGGGCATGGTTGTCCCTGGTGGTGTGCGCCTTGACATTAATGATCAGTTGAGTGCTGAGATTACGGAAATGCTGGACAAACTGATGCCTGACTTCAAGGAGATGATCGAACTCTTTATAGGAAACGATGCCTTCCTGAACCGTGTTGAAACTACCGGCATTGTGCCCCGGCAGGCAGCCCTGGATTTGGGAGTCGTTGGGGTTGGCGCCAGGGCCTCCGGTGTTGATGTAGATATCCGGCGGGATTTCCCCTATGGATGTTATTCCTCACTAAAATTCGACGTTCCGGTCTACACAAGCGGTGATGTAGCAGCCCGCCTGTGGGTCCGTGTCGATGAAGTGGCACAGACTGTGAACCTGATCCGCCAGATATTAGCCAAAATGCCTCAAGGTCCCCTCAAGACAGCTATCCCCGCTATTAAACCTTACAGCAGCGGGTTTGGCTGGTGCGAATCACCCCAGGGCAATAACATTCACTGGCTGATGGTTGGGGAAAACAATACGGTTTACCGCCTATATGCCCGGGCGGCCGCTTATCCTAACTGGCCGGCCCTAACCGTAGCAGCGCCCGGTAACATCATCCCCGACTTCCCGCTCATAAATAAGAGCTATGAGTTATCATACGCCTGTGTTGACAGATAG
- a CDS encoding FUSC family protein: MSTSINNSNKKNITIITIIQNVIGVSLAWELSKIAGSSHPFLAPLAVIICLHATLDESILHGYRRIIGTFLGAFTTGFIAPFIGSNAWSIGLVVLLGMGMAKLLALSNEVGNHAAISALLILAVQNNGGYTIDRVRDTIIGVLIAILVKWVVDTIMGKVKG; the protein is encoded by the coding sequence ATGTCAACGAGTATCAATAATTCGAATAAAAAAAATATTACCATTATTACCATTATCCAAAATGTTATCGGTGTATCTTTAGCTTGGGAATTATCTAAGATTGCCGGGTCAAGTCATCCTTTTCTAGCTCCTCTTGCAGTGATAATATGTTTACATGCAACGCTAGATGAATCCATTCTGCACGGGTACCGGAGAATAATTGGTACGTTTTTAGGAGCATTCACGACTGGTTTTATTGCTCCTTTTATAGGAAGCAACGCTTGGAGTATCGGACTTGTTGTTTTATTAGGGATGGGAATGGCCAAGCTGTTGGCTTTAAGCAATGAGGTCGGAAATCATGCAGCAATAAGTGCTCTCCTGATTTTGGCAGTCCAAAATAATGGGGGATATACTATAGATCGAGTCAGAGATACCATAATTGGTGTACTTATAGCCATATTAGTAAAATGGGTTGTTGATACTATTATGGGAAAGGTTAAGGGTTAA
- a CDS encoding DNA methylase: MKNRTYIAIDLKSFYASVECVERGLDPLITNLVVADASRTKKTICLAVSPSLKAYGIPGRARLFEVVQKVKEANAARLRKAPGRAFSGVSCNDTELKSSPGLSLEYIVAPPRMAYYIEYSTQIYNIYLKYIAPEDIHVYSIDEVFLDATDYLNTYNLSARELAAKMILDVLKTTGITATAGIGTNLYLSKIAMDIQAKHIPADNNGMRIAVLDEMSYRRSLWSHRPLTDFWRIGKGYANKLEEKGLFTMGDIARCSLGKPTDYYNEDLLYKLFGINAELLIDHAWGWEPCTIADIKAYKPSTNSIGSGQVLHYAYTFDKAKLIVREMTDLLVLDLVDKRLVSDQLVLTVGYDIDNLTNTEIKKSYHGAITTDHYGRAVPKSAHGSVNLGRQTSSTKLILDAVTDLFERIVDKNLLIRRVNITANHVVDEATVQKTGNFEQLDLFTDYAAAQTKKEDEEAELAREKKMQQAMLEIKKKYGKNAILKGMNLEEGATTVDRNRQIGGHKA, from the coding sequence ATGAAGAACAGAACCTATATCGCAATTGATTTGAAATCCTTCTACGCTTCGGTCGAATGTGTGGAACGAGGGCTTGATCCGCTGATCACCAACCTTGTTGTCGCTGACGCAAGCCGCACAAAAAAAACCATCTGTCTCGCTGTCTCTCCCTCCCTCAAAGCATACGGCATTCCCGGTAGGGCGAGGCTGTTTGAAGTCGTACAGAAGGTCAAGGAAGCAAATGCAGCAAGGCTGCGCAAAGCACCAGGACGAGCCTTTTCCGGCGTTTCCTGCAACGATACTGAATTGAAATCCTCACCGGGTCTCTCGTTGGAGTACATTGTTGCTCCACCAAGGATGGCGTATTATATAGAGTACAGCACGCAGATTTACAATATCTATTTGAAGTACATCGCGCCCGAAGATATTCATGTTTACTCCATTGACGAGGTATTCCTTGACGCCACCGATTATCTGAACACCTACAATCTTTCAGCCCGTGAGCTTGCCGCGAAAATGATTCTGGATGTACTCAAAACAACTGGCATCACAGCAACGGCGGGAATTGGCACAAACCTGTATCTTAGCAAGATCGCTATGGATATTCAGGCAAAGCACATACCTGCTGATAACAACGGTATGCGGATCGCCGTGCTGGACGAAATGAGCTACCGTCGCTCCCTGTGGTCGCATCGGCCTCTAACAGACTTTTGGCGCATTGGAAAAGGATATGCCAACAAGCTGGAGGAAAAAGGTCTCTTTACAATGGGAGATATTGCAAGATGCTCTCTCGGTAAACCTACCGATTACTACAACGAGGATTTACTGTATAAGCTGTTCGGCATCAACGCTGAGCTGCTGATCGACCATGCGTGGGGGTGGGAGCCATGCACAATTGCCGATATTAAAGCGTATAAGCCAAGCACAAACAGTATTGGATCGGGTCAGGTACTGCACTATGCCTATACTTTTGACAAAGCGAAGCTGATCGTACGGGAAATGACAGATCTGCTGGTACTTGATCTGGTAGATAAAAGGCTTGTGAGCGACCAGCTTGTTTTGACGGTCGGATATGATATCGATAATCTAACAAATACAGAGATAAAAAAATCATATCACGGGGCAATCACCACTGACCACTACGGACGCGCCGTTCCGAAATCCGCGCATGGTTCAGTAAATCTTGGCAGACAGACCTCCTCTACAAAGCTAATCCTGGATGCCGTCACAGATCTGTTTGAACGCATCGTTGACAAAAATCTTCTGATCAGAAGAGTCAACATCACTGCGAATCATGTCGTTGATGAGGCAACTGTTCAAAAGACGGGCAACTTTGAACAACTTGATCTCTTTACGGATTACGCGGCTGCGCAGACGAAAAAAGAAGATGAAGAAGCTGAGCTTGCACGAGAAAAAAAGATGCAGCAAGCAATGCTTGAAATAAAAAAGAAATACGGCAAGAACGCCATTCTAAAGGGTATGAATCTGGAGGAAGGCGCTACCACTGTAGACCGGAACAGGCAGATTGGAGGGCACAAGGCATGA
- a CDS encoding hydrogenase 4 subunit F codes for MFELILVALVLPIIIGLITLPQKNLTSIRYTNLVGSALTSGIILAIINKITEIKVFSSEFLYVDYLSAVLLLVVALLTFTATLFSLPYMEKEVKEGHVTEAMIPRYYALLNLFTFAMVSVLVVGNLGLMWVAVEGTTLASALLVAFYFNRSALEAAWKYVMICTVGICLALLGTMILYYAQVNAVGEAHALNWLYLKEISNTLNPSIIKLAFVFILIGYGTKAGLAPMHTWLPDAHSQAPSPVSGLLSGALLSCAFYALIRNVIIIQGTIGTEFIHTVLLGLGILSILLAIPFVLIQHDVKRLLAYSSVEHMGIIAIGFGVGTPLAVYAALLHIINHAIAKSSLFYLVGIISQEYKTRHIKEIQGIARVMPAVATMFVIGVLAITGTPPLNIFISKFTLILAMFESKMWLLGGLILLLLVGVFAGLMNYCLKMTFSNVPEKMKPANVSPVALTAIGLSICLMIVGGVYLPTFINEILTKAAEIVIGG; via the coding sequence ATGTTCGAATTGATATTAGTGGCCTTAGTGCTGCCTATCATAATAGGGTTAATTACACTGCCGCAAAAGAATCTAACTTCCATCCGCTATACCAATCTGGTAGGGAGTGCCTTAACCAGTGGCATTATACTGGCGATTATCAATAAGATTACAGAAATTAAAGTGTTTAGCAGCGAGTTTCTGTATGTGGACTACCTGAGTGCTGTACTGCTTTTAGTTGTAGCTCTGCTTACCTTTACCGCCACATTATTTTCCCTGCCTTATATGGAGAAGGAAGTAAAAGAAGGACATGTTACGGAAGCGATGATTCCCCGCTACTATGCCCTGCTTAACCTGTTTACCTTTGCGATGGTAAGTGTTCTGGTTGTGGGAAACCTCGGCCTGATGTGGGTGGCTGTGGAAGGTACAACTCTGGCTTCTGCGCTGCTGGTGGCCTTCTACTTCAACCGTTCTGCCCTGGAAGCTGCCTGGAAATACGTCATGATTTGTACCGTTGGTATTTGTTTAGCCTTGCTGGGTACTATGATTCTCTATTACGCTCAGGTAAATGCGGTTGGCGAGGCCCACGCCTTGAATTGGCTCTACCTGAAGGAAATCAGTAACACCCTTAATCCTTCCATTATTAAATTAGCGTTTGTCTTCATTTTGATTGGTTACGGCACAAAGGCCGGCCTGGCCCCCATGCATACCTGGCTGCCGGACGCCCACAGTCAGGCCCCGTCTCCCGTCAGTGGACTTTTATCCGGCGCGCTTTTGAGTTGTGCTTTCTACGCTCTGATTCGCAACGTCATTATTATCCAAGGAACCATTGGTACAGAATTTATTCATACAGTGCTTCTCGGACTAGGTATCCTGTCAATCTTGCTTGCCATACCCTTTGTCCTGATACAGCATGATGTTAAACGATTGCTGGCCTATTCTTCCGTAGAGCACATGGGCATTATCGCCATCGGTTTCGGTGTTGGTACCCCCCTGGCTGTGTATGCGGCACTACTACACATCATTAACCATGCCATAGCCAAGTCATCTCTGTTTTATCTGGTCGGTATCATTAGCCAGGAGTATAAAACCAGACACATTAAAGAGATTCAAGGTATTGCCCGGGTTATGCCTGCCGTAGCCACTATGTTTGTCATTGGCGTTTTAGCCATCACAGGTACACCTCCGCTGAACATTTTTATTAGTAAGTTCACGCTGATCTTGGCCATGTTCGAGAGCAAAATGTGGCTCCTGGGTGGTTTAATTCTCCTGCTGCTGGTCGGCGTCTTTGCCGGTTTAATGAACTACTGCTTAAAGATGACCTTTAGCAACGTTCCTGAAAAAATGAAGCCTGCCAATGTTTCGCCTGTCGCTCTAACCGCCATTGGTCTTTCCATCTGCCTAATGATAGTCGGTGGAGTTTACCTGCCAACCTTTATAAATGAAATCTTAACCAAGGCAGCAGAAATTGTGATAGGAGGTTAG
- a CDS encoding MarR family transcriptional regulator, giving the protein MDLLDETGQLIRKIWQDYEAYLMPDSSQISPHQLYFLNYLQRKKTVTPSEIADQFGITLGAVTGFVDRLYKLGLINRTRSEEDRRLVLVELTAEGQKRLEEFYLHRKERHAEIIKRVSEGEIQELNQALGKFAGVLNELTKRE; this is encoded by the coding sequence GTGGATCTTTTAGATGAAACCGGGCAACTCATTCGAAAGATTTGGCAGGATTATGAGGCATACCTTATGCCGGACTCAAGTCAGATTTCGCCCCATCAGTTATACTTTTTAAATTATTTACAGAGAAAGAAGACCGTCACCCCTTCGGAGATTGCCGATCAATTTGGCATTACTCTGGGTGCGGTCACGGGCTTTGTTGATCGTCTCTATAAACTAGGACTCATAAATAGAACCCGGAGTGAAGAGGATCGTCGGTTAGTCTTAGTTGAACTGACTGCCGAGGGTCAAAAGAGGCTTGAAGAGTTTTATCTCCATCGGAAGGAAAGGCATGCCGAAATTATTAAGCGGGTGAGTGAAGGGGAAATTCAAGAACTGAACCAAGCTTTGGGCAAATTTGCTGGGGTTTTAAACGAACTAACCAAGAGGGAGTGA
- a CDS encoding FAD binding domain-containing protein, protein MIPFDFEYYKPSSMMEAVDTFRLLNTQGKAPLYFSGGTEIITMARRSHIFTKAVIDIKGIPECNTFKVQNEKLVIGASITLTQLEESKIFPLLGRAARKVADHTVRNKLTVGGNICGKITFREAVLPFLISDSTVVLAGQIGIRNVSINQVFNKTLNLEKGGFLVQLVTDIGYSQFPFMSIKKTKQEKSAYPLISIDSLKKDGQIRFAFSGVCPFPFRSASIEQVLNDKNIPLELRINKALSILPTPINNNIEASAEYREFVLENTLSDIIKVLERS, encoded by the coding sequence GTGATTCCATTTGACTTTGAATATTATAAACCATCTTCAATGATGGAAGCAGTAGATACATTTAGATTATTGAATACCCAAGGAAAAGCGCCTTTATATTTTAGCGGCGGAACAGAAATTATAACCATGGCAAGAAGATCCCATATTTTCACCAAAGCTGTAATTGATATAAAAGGAATACCTGAATGTAATACCTTTAAGGTGCAAAATGAAAAACTTGTCATAGGTGCCTCAATAACGCTTACACAGCTTGAAGAATCCAAAATTTTTCCCCTTCTGGGGAGAGCAGCCAGAAAGGTTGCAGATCATACGGTCCGCAATAAATTAACTGTAGGCGGCAATATTTGCGGTAAAATAACGTTTAGAGAAGCTGTTCTGCCTTTTTTGATTTCAGACAGCACGGTGGTTTTGGCAGGACAAATAGGAATAAGAAATGTTTCTATCAATCAAGTATTTAATAAAACATTAAATCTGGAAAAAGGAGGGTTTTTAGTCCAGCTTGTAACAGATATAGGCTACAGTCAATTTCCTTTTATGAGTATAAAAAAGACGAAGCAGGAAAAGTCTGCTTATCCGCTTATTTCTATCGATTCATTAAAAAAGGACGGACAAATCCGGTTTGCTTTTAGCGGTGTCTGTCCTTTTCCCTTTAGATCAGCCAGTATAGAGCAAGTATTAAACGATAAGAATATTCCCTTGGAACTCAGAATAAATAAGGCACTGTCCATCCTTCCGACTCCTATCAATAACAATATTGAAGCATCCGCTGAATATAGAGAATTTGTCCTTGAAAATACATTATCAGATATTATTAAGGTGCTTGAAAGGAGTTAA
- a CDS encoding LysM peptidoglycan-binding domain-containing protein, producing MNYTIQPGDSFYLIAQKYNLPLNELIRANPQIYNPEHISPGQIINIPLSSCSQLPNRYRLPDPYPERRVAGKNPYYAQLILDDYAGKVSETTAIMQYIHHHMEMYSVPSWQEVSDLEEGISIVEMLHLEMLGEIIIHLGASPCYNDGRQQPWTPQYIAYHNFDPCAQLRADIQSEHDAIRQYQAHIQIIQDPFIQALLARIIKDEEFHIKLFSEKLAKFCGS from the coding sequence ATGAATTATACCATCCAACCAGGTGATTCGTTTTATTTAATTGCGCAAAAATATAATTTACCGCTAAATGAACTGATAAGAGCAAATCCTCAGATTTATAACCCCGAGCACATTTCTCCCGGGCAAATAATTAACATACCCCTAAGCAGTTGTTCGCAATTACCTAATCGATATCGTCTGCCGGATCCTTACCCTGAAAGACGTGTTGCCGGTAAAAATCCCTACTATGCTCAACTTATATTAGACGATTATGCCGGAAAAGTGAGCGAGACAACAGCCATCATGCAGTATATTCATCACCACATGGAGATGTATTCAGTCCCTTCCTGGCAGGAAGTATCCGACCTTGAAGAAGGGATCAGCATTGTTGAGATGCTTCATCTGGAAATGTTAGGGGAAATAATCATCCACTTAGGTGCATCACCCTGCTATAACGACGGCAGACAACAGCCCTGGACCCCTCAATATATCGCCTATCACAACTTCGACCCATGTGCACAGCTGCGTGCGGATATCCAATCCGAACACGATGCCATCCGCCAGTATCAGGCCCATATCCAAATTATTCAGGATCCCTTTATTCAAGCCCTTCTTGCCCGGATTATTAAGGATGAGGAGTTTCATATCAAGCTCTTTTCCGAAAAACTGGCGAAATTCTGTGGATCTTAA